In Brienomyrus brachyistius isolate T26 chromosome 3, BBRACH_0.4, whole genome shotgun sequence, the following proteins share a genomic window:
- the LOC125738413 gene encoding protein phosphatase 1 regulatory subunit 12A-like isoform X3, which translates to MKMADAKQKRNEQLKRWLGSETDLEPPILKKKKTKVKFDEGAVFLAACSSGDTEEVLRMLERGADINYANVDGLTALHQACIDDNVDMVTFLVEHGACVNQPDNEGWIPLHAAASCGYMDIAEYLISQGASVGVVNSEGETPLDIAEEEAMEELLQNEINRQGVDIEAARKEEERVMLRDARQWLNSGQIADVRHTKSGGTAMHVAAAKGYAEVLKLLIQAGYDVNIKDFDGWTPLHAAAHWGKEEACRILVEKLCDMDAINKVGQTAFDVADEDVLGYLEELQKKQNLLLSEKRDKKSPLIETTTTGENNQSHKLKNETLLLESEKAPCIESLEPEKADEGEQEGKKDESSCSSEEEDEEDSESENEGDKSKPSAPADNGNSPAALPAAATVPPPSSSPNQSDFITPVMPVASEPSDPALWRQSLRKTGISLVPKKAMVAPSSEKMSVKEEDRKDESPASWRMGLKKTGSYGALAEITARKEAQKDKDAAGVMRSASSPRLSTALDNKEKEKDRGTRLAYVAPTIPSRRLLSTSDIDEKENRDSAASLVRSGSYTRRRWEDDTRNNEGTGPQSRPLGYQRSSSHSLAVGRSSSVRDALTKSPSSSSLEPVSGSTKPWHSLSYSMYRSGSFGRRYDDPLASSTASSSSTSSSVTLSGGPRGVLSSSGSTPSPAPSSVTSSRFWSEESAERDMEREKGSAAVIPTVVNTTSTTGTTLGSDGRERRRSYLTPVRDEESESQRKARSRQARQSRRSTQGVTLTDLQEAEKTISRTRPTRTREEEQEEKEKQDKEKQQEERKEAEVKEEDYRSRFRSFDERYRLGSTSTTMATVTSSVSSSSGPLSSSSLNRPNSLSGISSTYGRASRETEKVSDKQEEKDGDDKAQPRSKRERRRPREKRRSTGVSFWTQDGDENDPEQSGSEDGSTQDEPQSDRLLRNDSGSPLSTNRYDHNGSRRLYSSRLDGGETTDYKKLYEQILGENEKLKAQLRHTDLELSELKLQLERATQRQERFADRSQLEMERRERKALERKISEMEEELKNLHQVKQVQALRQINERLAAENRALARVVARLSECCSQPRAASS; encoded by the exons ATGAAGATGGCGGACGCCAAGCAGAAGCGGAACGAGCAGTTGAAGCGGTGGCTGGGGTCGGAGACGGACCTCGAGCCGCCCATCttgaagaagaagaagacgAAGGTGAAGTTTGACGAGGGCGCCGTCTTTCTGGCCGCCTGTTCGAGCGGCGACACCGAGGAGGTGCTGCGAATGCTGGAACGGGGCGCCGACATCAACTACGCAAATGTGGACGGTCTCACCGCCCTCCACCAG GCCTGCATTGACGACAACGTGGACATGGTCACCTTCCTGGTGGAGCACGGTGCCTGTGTCAACCAGCCTGACAATGAGGGGTGGATCCCTCTGCATGCGGCCGCTTCCTGCGGGTATATGGACATCGCTGA GTATTTGATCAGCCAAGGGGCCAGTGTGGGTGTGGTTAACAGCGAGGGCGAAACCCCATTGGACATTGCTGAGGAGGAGGCTATGGAGGAGCTCCTGCAGAACGAAATCAACCGCCAAG ggGTGGACATTGAGGCAGCGCGCAAGGAGGAAGAGCGGGTCATGCTGCGGGACGCACGGCAGTGGCTCAACAGCGGCCAAATCGCCGACGTGCGGCACACCAAGTCCGGTGGCACAGCCATGCACGTGGCGGCCGCCAAGGGCTACGCCGAGGTTTTAAA GCTTTTAATCCAAGCAGGGTACGATGTAAATATCAAGGACTTTGACGGCTGGACTCCACTCCACGCAGCTGCCCACTGGGGAAAAGAGGAGGCCTGTCGGATCCTGGTGGAGAAACTGTGCGACATGGACGCCATCAACAAAGTG GGTCAGACGGCTTTCGACGTGGCAGATGAGGATGTTCTTGGGTACCTAGAGGAGCTGCAGAAGAAGCAGAACCTG CTGTTGAGTGAAAAGCGGGACAAGAAGTCTCCTTTGATCGAAACCACGACAACGGGGGAAAACAACCAGTCACACAAGCTCAAGAA CGAGACCCTGCTGCTGGAATCGGAGAAAGCGCCATGCATCGAATCCCTGGAGCCCGAGAAGGCTGATGagggggagcaggagggcaagaAGGACGAGTCGAGCTGCTCCAgcgaggaggaggatgaggaagactcggAGTCAGAGAACGAAGGAG ACAAGAGCAAGCCATCAGCGCCTGCTGACAATGGCAATAGCCCCGCCgcacttccagctgctgccacaGTCCCACCCCCCTCAAGTTCCCCCAATCAG TCTGATTTTATTACTCCTGTCATGCCTGTGGCATCGGAGCCCAGCGATCCTGCATTATGGCGCCAGAGCTTGCGCAAAACTGGCATTTCTCTTGTGCCCAAAAAGGCTATG GTAGCCCCTTCTTCTGAAAAGATGTCAGTCAAAGAGGAGGACCGCAAGGACGAATCCCCGGCCTCATGGCGTATGGGCCTGAAGAAGACAGGTAGCTACGGAGCCCTGGCGGAGATCACGGCCCGGAAGGAAGCCCAAAAGGACAAGGACGCGGCCGGGGTGATGCGCTCGGCATCTAGCCCACGCCTGTCCACCGCTCTGGACAACAAGGAGAAG GAGAAGGACAGAGGAACAAGGCTGGCCTACGTGGCGCCCACGATTCCCTCGCGGAGGCTGCTCAGCACGTCTGACATCGACGAGAAGGAGAATAG GGACTCGGCTGCCAGCCTGGTGCGTAGCGGCTCTTACACCAGGAGGCGCTGGGAGGACGACACCCGGAACAACGAGGGGACTGGCCCCCAAAGCAGGCCGCTTGGCTACCAACGCAG CTCGTCCCACTCGCTAGCAGTGGGGCGCAGTAGCAGCGTGCGCGATGCCCTCACAAAGTCGCCGTCCTCCTCCAGCTTGGAGCCCGTCTCTGGTAGCACTAAGCCCTGGCACAGCCTgtcttacagcatgtatagaAG tggcTCCTTTGGCCGGAGGTACGATGACCCCCTCGCTTCCAGCACCGCCTCCTCATCCTCCACCTCTTCGTCTGTCACCTTGTCCGGTGGCCCCCGGGGCGTGCTGTCCAGCTCGGGCTCCacaccctcccccgccccctccagcgtgaccagcag TAGGTTTTGGTCAGAGGAGAGCGCTGAGAGGGACATGGAGCGGGAGAAGGGGTCGGCTGCTGTCATCCCCACGGTGGTCAACACGACCTCCACCACGGGAACAACGCTGGGCTCCGATGGCCGGGAGAGACGCAG GTCGTACCTCACTCCCGTCCGCGACGAAGAGTCTGAGTCGCAGCGAAAGGCCAGGTCCCGACAAGCGAGGCAGTCCCGGAGGTCCACACAG GGCGTGACCCTGACTGACCTTCAGGAGGCCGAGAAAACCATCAGCCGGACTCGCCCCACGCGGACCCGAGAGGAGGAGCAGGAAGAGAAGGAGAAGCAGGACAAGGAGAAGCAGCAGGAGGAGAGGAAGGAGGCGGAGGTGAAGGAGGAGGACTACAGGTCCAGGTTTCGCAGCTTCGATGAG CGTTACCGGCTGGGCAGCACATCTACAACCATGGCCACGGTGACGTCCTCAGTTTCCTCGTCCAGTGGCCCTTTGTCCTCCAGCTCCCTCAACAGGCCCAACAGCCTATCGGGGATTAGCTCTACCTATGGACGGGCCTCCAGGGAAACTGAGAaag TGTCCGATAAACAGGAGGAAAAGGATGGCGATGACAAGGCCCAGCCCAGGTCCAAACGGGAGCGACGACGTCCCCGTGAGAAGCGGCGATCCACGGGCGTGTCCTTCTGGACCCAGGAT GGCGACGAGAACGATCCAGAGCAGTCCGGATCGGAGGATGGCAGCACCCAAGACGAGCCCCAG agTGACCGACTTCTGAG GAATGACTCTGGAAGTCCCTTGTCCACCAACCGTTATGACCACAACGGGAGCAGGAGGCTGTACTCAAGCAGGCTAGATGGAGGCGAGACCACTGATTACAAGAAG CTCTACGAACAGATCTTGGGTGAAAACGAGAAGCTGAAGGCCCAGCTACGGCACACGGACCTGGAGCTGTCAGAACTGAAGCTGCAGCTGGAGAGGGCGACGCAG AGGCAGGAGCGATTCGCCGATCGTTCACAGCTGGAAATGGAGAGAAGG
- the LOC125738413 gene encoding protein phosphatase 1 regulatory subunit 12A-like isoform X8 — MKMADAKQKRNEQLKRWLGSETDLEPPILKKKKTKVKFDEGAVFLAACSSGDTEEVLRMLERGADINYANVDGLTALHQACIDDNVDMVTFLVEHGACVNQPDNEGWIPLHAAASCGYMDIAEYLISQGASVGVVNSEGETPLDIAEEEAMEELLQNEINRQGVDIEAARKEEERVMLRDARQWLNSGQIADVRHTKSGGTAMHVAAAKGYAEVLKLLIQAGYDVNIKDFDGWTPLHAAAHWGKEEACRILVEKLCDMDAINKVGQTAFDVADEDVLGYLEELQKKQNLLLSEKRDKKSPLIETTTTGENNQSHKLKNETLLLESEKAPCIESLEPEKADEGEQEGKKDESSCSSEEEDEEDSESENEGDKSKPSAPADNGNSPAALPAAATVPPPSSSPNQVTPTSPVEKSDFITPVMPVASEPSDPALWRQSLRKTGISLVPKKAMVAPSSEKMSVKEEDRKDESPASWRMGLKKTGSYGALAEITARKEAQKDKDAAGVMRSASSPRLSTALDNKEKEKDRGTRLAYVAPTIPSRRLLSTSDIDEKENSGSFGRRYDDPLASSTASSSSTSSSVTLSGGPRGVLSSSGSTPSPAPSSVTSSRFWSEESAERDMEREKGSAAVIPTVVNTTSTTGTTLGSDGRERRRSYLTPVRDEESESQRKARSRQARQSRRSTQGVTLTDLQEAEKTISRTRPTRTREEEQEEKEKQDKEKQQEERKEAEVKEEDYRSRFRSFDERYRLGSTSTTMATVTSSVSSSSGPLSSSSLNRPNSLSGISSTYGRASRETEKVSDKQEEKDGDDKAQPRSKRERRRPREKRRSTGVSFWTQDGDENDPEQSGSEDGSTQDEPQSDRLLRNDSGSPLSTNRYDHNGSRRLYSSRLDGGETTDYKKLYEQILGENEKLKAQLRHTDLELSELKLQLERATQRQERFADRSQLEMERRERKALERKISEMEEELKNLHQVKQVQALRQINERLAAENRALARVVARLSECCSQPRAASS; from the exons ATGAAGATGGCGGACGCCAAGCAGAAGCGGAACGAGCAGTTGAAGCGGTGGCTGGGGTCGGAGACGGACCTCGAGCCGCCCATCttgaagaagaagaagacgAAGGTGAAGTTTGACGAGGGCGCCGTCTTTCTGGCCGCCTGTTCGAGCGGCGACACCGAGGAGGTGCTGCGAATGCTGGAACGGGGCGCCGACATCAACTACGCAAATGTGGACGGTCTCACCGCCCTCCACCAG GCCTGCATTGACGACAACGTGGACATGGTCACCTTCCTGGTGGAGCACGGTGCCTGTGTCAACCAGCCTGACAATGAGGGGTGGATCCCTCTGCATGCGGCCGCTTCCTGCGGGTATATGGACATCGCTGA GTATTTGATCAGCCAAGGGGCCAGTGTGGGTGTGGTTAACAGCGAGGGCGAAACCCCATTGGACATTGCTGAGGAGGAGGCTATGGAGGAGCTCCTGCAGAACGAAATCAACCGCCAAG ggGTGGACATTGAGGCAGCGCGCAAGGAGGAAGAGCGGGTCATGCTGCGGGACGCACGGCAGTGGCTCAACAGCGGCCAAATCGCCGACGTGCGGCACACCAAGTCCGGTGGCACAGCCATGCACGTGGCGGCCGCCAAGGGCTACGCCGAGGTTTTAAA GCTTTTAATCCAAGCAGGGTACGATGTAAATATCAAGGACTTTGACGGCTGGACTCCACTCCACGCAGCTGCCCACTGGGGAAAAGAGGAGGCCTGTCGGATCCTGGTGGAGAAACTGTGCGACATGGACGCCATCAACAAAGTG GGTCAGACGGCTTTCGACGTGGCAGATGAGGATGTTCTTGGGTACCTAGAGGAGCTGCAGAAGAAGCAGAACCTG CTGTTGAGTGAAAAGCGGGACAAGAAGTCTCCTTTGATCGAAACCACGACAACGGGGGAAAACAACCAGTCACACAAGCTCAAGAA CGAGACCCTGCTGCTGGAATCGGAGAAAGCGCCATGCATCGAATCCCTGGAGCCCGAGAAGGCTGATGagggggagcaggagggcaagaAGGACGAGTCGAGCTGCTCCAgcgaggaggaggatgaggaagactcggAGTCAGAGAACGAAGGAG ACAAGAGCAAGCCATCAGCGCCTGCTGACAATGGCAATAGCCCCGCCgcacttccagctgctgccacaGTCCCACCCCCCTCAAGTTCCCCCAATCAGGTGACTCCCACCTCGCCCGTCGAAAAG TCTGATTTTATTACTCCTGTCATGCCTGTGGCATCGGAGCCCAGCGATCCTGCATTATGGCGCCAGAGCTTGCGCAAAACTGGCATTTCTCTTGTGCCCAAAAAGGCTATG GTAGCCCCTTCTTCTGAAAAGATGTCAGTCAAAGAGGAGGACCGCAAGGACGAATCCCCGGCCTCATGGCGTATGGGCCTGAAGAAGACAGGTAGCTACGGAGCCCTGGCGGAGATCACGGCCCGGAAGGAAGCCCAAAAGGACAAGGACGCGGCCGGGGTGATGCGCTCGGCATCTAGCCCACGCCTGTCCACCGCTCTGGACAACAAGGAGAAG GAGAAGGACAGAGGAACAAGGCTGGCCTACGTGGCGCCCACGATTCCCTCGCGGAGGCTGCTCAGCACGTCTGACATCGACGAGAAGGAGAATAG tggcTCCTTTGGCCGGAGGTACGATGACCCCCTCGCTTCCAGCACCGCCTCCTCATCCTCCACCTCTTCGTCTGTCACCTTGTCCGGTGGCCCCCGGGGCGTGCTGTCCAGCTCGGGCTCCacaccctcccccgccccctccagcgtgaccagcag TAGGTTTTGGTCAGAGGAGAGCGCTGAGAGGGACATGGAGCGGGAGAAGGGGTCGGCTGCTGTCATCCCCACGGTGGTCAACACGACCTCCACCACGGGAACAACGCTGGGCTCCGATGGCCGGGAGAGACGCAG GTCGTACCTCACTCCCGTCCGCGACGAAGAGTCTGAGTCGCAGCGAAAGGCCAGGTCCCGACAAGCGAGGCAGTCCCGGAGGTCCACACAG GGCGTGACCCTGACTGACCTTCAGGAGGCCGAGAAAACCATCAGCCGGACTCGCCCCACGCGGACCCGAGAGGAGGAGCAGGAAGAGAAGGAGAAGCAGGACAAGGAGAAGCAGCAGGAGGAGAGGAAGGAGGCGGAGGTGAAGGAGGAGGACTACAGGTCCAGGTTTCGCAGCTTCGATGAG CGTTACCGGCTGGGCAGCACATCTACAACCATGGCCACGGTGACGTCCTCAGTTTCCTCGTCCAGTGGCCCTTTGTCCTCCAGCTCCCTCAACAGGCCCAACAGCCTATCGGGGATTAGCTCTACCTATGGACGGGCCTCCAGGGAAACTGAGAaag TGTCCGATAAACAGGAGGAAAAGGATGGCGATGACAAGGCCCAGCCCAGGTCCAAACGGGAGCGACGACGTCCCCGTGAGAAGCGGCGATCCACGGGCGTGTCCTTCTGGACCCAGGAT GGCGACGAGAACGATCCAGAGCAGTCCGGATCGGAGGATGGCAGCACCCAAGACGAGCCCCAG agTGACCGACTTCTGAG GAATGACTCTGGAAGTCCCTTGTCCACCAACCGTTATGACCACAACGGGAGCAGGAGGCTGTACTCAAGCAGGCTAGATGGAGGCGAGACCACTGATTACAAGAAG CTCTACGAACAGATCTTGGGTGAAAACGAGAAGCTGAAGGCCCAGCTACGGCACACGGACCTGGAGCTGTCAGAACTGAAGCTGCAGCTGGAGAGGGCGACGCAG AGGCAGGAGCGATTCGCCGATCGTTCACAGCTGGAAATGGAGAGAAGG
- the LOC125738413 gene encoding protein phosphatase 1 regulatory subunit 12A-like isoform X5 produces the protein MKMADAKQKRNEQLKRWLGSETDLEPPILKKKKTKVKFDEGAVFLAACSSGDTEEVLRMLERGADINYANVDGLTALHQACIDDNVDMVTFLVEHGACVNQPDNEGWIPLHAAASCGYMDIAEYLISQGASVGVVNSEGETPLDIAEEEAMEELLQNEINRQGVDIEAARKEEERVMLRDARQWLNSGQIADVRHTKSGGTAMHVAAAKGYAEVLKLLIQAGYDVNIKDFDGWTPLHAAAHWGKEEACRILVEKLCDMDAINKVGQTAFDVADEDVLGYLEELQKKQNLLLSEKRDKKSPLIETTTTGENNQSHKLKNETLLLESEKAPCIESLEPEKADEGEQEGKKDESSCSSEEEDEEDSESENEGDKSKPSAPADNGNSPAALPAAATVPPPSSSPNQVTPTSPVEKVAPSSEKMSVKEEDRKDESPASWRMGLKKTGSYGALAEITARKEAQKDKDAAGVMRSASSPRLSTALDNKEKEKDRGTRLAYVAPTIPSRRLLSTSDIDEKENRDSAASLVRSGSYTRRRWEDDTRNNEGTGPQSRPLGYQRSSSHSLAVGRSSSVRDALTKSPSSSSLEPVSGSTKPWHSLSYSMYRSGSFGRRYDDPLASSTASSSSTSSSVTLSGGPRGVLSSSGSTPSPAPSSVTSSRFWSEESAERDMEREKGSAAVIPTVVNTTSTTGTTLGSDGRERRRSYLTPVRDEESESQRKARSRQARQSRRSTQGVTLTDLQEAEKTISRTRPTRTREEEQEEKEKQDKEKQQEERKEAEVKEEDYRSRFRSFDERYRLGSTSTTMATVTSSVSSSSGPLSSSSLNRPNSLSGISSTYGRASRETEKVSDKQEEKDGDDKAQPRSKRERRRPREKRRSTGVSFWTQDGDENDPEQSGSEDGSTQDEPQSDRLLRNDSGSPLSTNRYDHNGSRRLYSSRLDGGETTDYKKLYEQILGENEKLKAQLRHTDLELSELKLQLERATQRQERFADRSQLEMERRERKALERKISEMEEELKNLHQVKQVQALRQINERLAAENRALARVVARLSECCSQPRAASS, from the exons ATGAAGATGGCGGACGCCAAGCAGAAGCGGAACGAGCAGTTGAAGCGGTGGCTGGGGTCGGAGACGGACCTCGAGCCGCCCATCttgaagaagaagaagacgAAGGTGAAGTTTGACGAGGGCGCCGTCTTTCTGGCCGCCTGTTCGAGCGGCGACACCGAGGAGGTGCTGCGAATGCTGGAACGGGGCGCCGACATCAACTACGCAAATGTGGACGGTCTCACCGCCCTCCACCAG GCCTGCATTGACGACAACGTGGACATGGTCACCTTCCTGGTGGAGCACGGTGCCTGTGTCAACCAGCCTGACAATGAGGGGTGGATCCCTCTGCATGCGGCCGCTTCCTGCGGGTATATGGACATCGCTGA GTATTTGATCAGCCAAGGGGCCAGTGTGGGTGTGGTTAACAGCGAGGGCGAAACCCCATTGGACATTGCTGAGGAGGAGGCTATGGAGGAGCTCCTGCAGAACGAAATCAACCGCCAAG ggGTGGACATTGAGGCAGCGCGCAAGGAGGAAGAGCGGGTCATGCTGCGGGACGCACGGCAGTGGCTCAACAGCGGCCAAATCGCCGACGTGCGGCACACCAAGTCCGGTGGCACAGCCATGCACGTGGCGGCCGCCAAGGGCTACGCCGAGGTTTTAAA GCTTTTAATCCAAGCAGGGTACGATGTAAATATCAAGGACTTTGACGGCTGGACTCCACTCCACGCAGCTGCCCACTGGGGAAAAGAGGAGGCCTGTCGGATCCTGGTGGAGAAACTGTGCGACATGGACGCCATCAACAAAGTG GGTCAGACGGCTTTCGACGTGGCAGATGAGGATGTTCTTGGGTACCTAGAGGAGCTGCAGAAGAAGCAGAACCTG CTGTTGAGTGAAAAGCGGGACAAGAAGTCTCCTTTGATCGAAACCACGACAACGGGGGAAAACAACCAGTCACACAAGCTCAAGAA CGAGACCCTGCTGCTGGAATCGGAGAAAGCGCCATGCATCGAATCCCTGGAGCCCGAGAAGGCTGATGagggggagcaggagggcaagaAGGACGAGTCGAGCTGCTCCAgcgaggaggaggatgaggaagactcggAGTCAGAGAACGAAGGAG ACAAGAGCAAGCCATCAGCGCCTGCTGACAATGGCAATAGCCCCGCCgcacttccagctgctgccacaGTCCCACCCCCCTCAAGTTCCCCCAATCAGGTGACTCCCACCTCGCCCGTCGAAAAG GTAGCCCCTTCTTCTGAAAAGATGTCAGTCAAAGAGGAGGACCGCAAGGACGAATCCCCGGCCTCATGGCGTATGGGCCTGAAGAAGACAGGTAGCTACGGAGCCCTGGCGGAGATCACGGCCCGGAAGGAAGCCCAAAAGGACAAGGACGCGGCCGGGGTGATGCGCTCGGCATCTAGCCCACGCCTGTCCACCGCTCTGGACAACAAGGAGAAG GAGAAGGACAGAGGAACAAGGCTGGCCTACGTGGCGCCCACGATTCCCTCGCGGAGGCTGCTCAGCACGTCTGACATCGACGAGAAGGAGAATAG GGACTCGGCTGCCAGCCTGGTGCGTAGCGGCTCTTACACCAGGAGGCGCTGGGAGGACGACACCCGGAACAACGAGGGGACTGGCCCCCAAAGCAGGCCGCTTGGCTACCAACGCAG CTCGTCCCACTCGCTAGCAGTGGGGCGCAGTAGCAGCGTGCGCGATGCCCTCACAAAGTCGCCGTCCTCCTCCAGCTTGGAGCCCGTCTCTGGTAGCACTAAGCCCTGGCACAGCCTgtcttacagcatgtatagaAG tggcTCCTTTGGCCGGAGGTACGATGACCCCCTCGCTTCCAGCACCGCCTCCTCATCCTCCACCTCTTCGTCTGTCACCTTGTCCGGTGGCCCCCGGGGCGTGCTGTCCAGCTCGGGCTCCacaccctcccccgccccctccagcgtgaccagcag TAGGTTTTGGTCAGAGGAGAGCGCTGAGAGGGACATGGAGCGGGAGAAGGGGTCGGCTGCTGTCATCCCCACGGTGGTCAACACGACCTCCACCACGGGAACAACGCTGGGCTCCGATGGCCGGGAGAGACGCAG GTCGTACCTCACTCCCGTCCGCGACGAAGAGTCTGAGTCGCAGCGAAAGGCCAGGTCCCGACAAGCGAGGCAGTCCCGGAGGTCCACACAG GGCGTGACCCTGACTGACCTTCAGGAGGCCGAGAAAACCATCAGCCGGACTCGCCCCACGCGGACCCGAGAGGAGGAGCAGGAAGAGAAGGAGAAGCAGGACAAGGAGAAGCAGCAGGAGGAGAGGAAGGAGGCGGAGGTGAAGGAGGAGGACTACAGGTCCAGGTTTCGCAGCTTCGATGAG CGTTACCGGCTGGGCAGCACATCTACAACCATGGCCACGGTGACGTCCTCAGTTTCCTCGTCCAGTGGCCCTTTGTCCTCCAGCTCCCTCAACAGGCCCAACAGCCTATCGGGGATTAGCTCTACCTATGGACGGGCCTCCAGGGAAACTGAGAaag TGTCCGATAAACAGGAGGAAAAGGATGGCGATGACAAGGCCCAGCCCAGGTCCAAACGGGAGCGACGACGTCCCCGTGAGAAGCGGCGATCCACGGGCGTGTCCTTCTGGACCCAGGAT GGCGACGAGAACGATCCAGAGCAGTCCGGATCGGAGGATGGCAGCACCCAAGACGAGCCCCAG agTGACCGACTTCTGAG GAATGACTCTGGAAGTCCCTTGTCCACCAACCGTTATGACCACAACGGGAGCAGGAGGCTGTACTCAAGCAGGCTAGATGGAGGCGAGACCACTGATTACAAGAAG CTCTACGAACAGATCTTGGGTGAAAACGAGAAGCTGAAGGCCCAGCTACGGCACACGGACCTGGAGCTGTCAGAACTGAAGCTGCAGCTGGAGAGGGCGACGCAG AGGCAGGAGCGATTCGCCGATCGTTCACAGCTGGAAATGGAGAGAAGG